A single region of the Plantactinospora soyae genome encodes:
- a CDS encoding coiled-coil domain-containing protein: MPQQQSSPLAFFDNANSQPDFTVALRGYDREQVNSHLGRLTAALNQSEQGRAEAEQRMNDAQRRLRQAEQRLASVEQKLTDTNKQLEENNRPTLSGLGTRVEQILRLAEEQANDHRSEAKRESEGILSAARLEAREITDKARAEAAAMKASAEREAGSVRTAAEREAAEVRVQARREADTLRADAERETKQLRTVTAHEVAELKSTVEREVATLRATAEREITQQRAKAAREAEEKRAEATKLLTDARDKRDKDLQALELQLAERREKAEREESERHAAQVAQTQKLVGEAEQRARAAQDRAKEIEQRAEARRVESERSAAETIDKAKNLSDKTLNEARAESHRVLSEARTEADLTTQAARREVEDLTRQKDAVTSQLGQMLSGLAGIVPGVGAAAKAPEPAKPAEKDESEERVTADAAG, from the coding sequence ATGCCCCAGCAGCAGTCCTCCCCTCTCGCGTTCTTCGACAACGCGAACTCGCAGCCAGACTTCACAGTCGCTCTGCGCGGCTACGACCGTGAGCAGGTCAACAGTCATCTCGGCCGGCTGACAGCGGCACTGAACCAGTCCGAACAGGGCAGGGCCGAGGCCGAACAGCGGATGAACGACGCGCAGCGTCGGCTCCGCCAGGCCGAGCAGCGCCTCGCATCGGTCGAGCAGAAACTCACCGACACCAACAAGCAACTCGAAGAGAACAACCGCCCCACCCTCTCCGGCCTGGGCACCCGGGTCGAGCAGATCCTCCGGCTCGCCGAGGAACAGGCCAACGACCACCGCAGTGAGGCCAAGCGCGAGTCGGAGGGCATCCTCTCGGCCGCTCGGCTGGAAGCTCGGGAGATCACCGACAAGGCCCGCGCCGAGGCCGCCGCGATGAAGGCCTCGGCCGAGCGGGAGGCGGGCAGCGTCCGTACCGCCGCCGAGCGGGAGGCCGCCGAGGTCCGGGTGCAGGCCCGCCGCGAGGCGGACACCCTGCGCGCCGACGCCGAGCGCGAGACCAAGCAGCTCCGTACGGTGACCGCGCACGAGGTCGCCGAGCTGAAGTCCACGGTCGAGCGGGAGGTCGCCACCCTGCGGGCCACCGCCGAGCGGGAGATCACCCAGCAGCGTGCCAAGGCTGCCCGGGAGGCCGAGGAGAAGCGCGCCGAGGCCACCAAGCTCCTCACCGACGCCCGGGACAAGCGGGACAAGGACCTGCAGGCCCTGGAGTTGCAGTTGGCGGAGCGCCGGGAGAAGGCCGAGCGCGAGGAGTCCGAGCGGCACGCCGCCCAGGTGGCCCAGACCCAGAAGCTGGTCGGCGAGGCCGAGCAGCGCGCCCGGGCCGCACAGGACCGTGCCAAGGAGATCGAGCAGCGCGCCGAGGCCCGTCGGGTGGAGTCGGAGCGGTCCGCCGCCGAGACCATCGACAAGGCCAAGAACCTGTCCGACAAGACCCTGAACGAGGCCCGTGCGGAGTCGCACCGGGTGCTCAGCGAGGCCCGTACCGAGGCGGACCTGACCACGCAGGCGGCTCGCCGGGAGGTCGAGGACCTCACCCGGCAGAAGGACGCCGTCACCTCGCAGCTCGGTCAGATGCTCTCGGGCCTGGCCGGCATCGTTCCCGGTGTGGGTGCGGCGGCCAAGGCCCCCGAGCCCGCCAAGCCGGCCGAGAAGGACGAGTCGGAGGAGCGGGTCACCGCCGACGCAGCCGGCTGA
- a CDS encoding phytanoyl-CoA dioxygenase family protein, whose translation MTAAQTYRDRCAQTYRELPQEAAVTVLHFDSPMSDDERRQRLFAGDLFVYSPTPHSMALVAFARQMVETAFVPHFPPEAQHHLAGPDYVRVLADLKPRFINHPRSAELVRGMLSDLGADPAQTYFDVPRLRTMTSEYLNAGLTLQFESHRDTWFSAPMSQLNFWMPVYDVAESNVMAFHPRYFDTGIPNSSRDYNYAEWVAHGRTSAAQQVHAETRRQPAIERDLEPEPDLRVVTPPGGVLLFSGAQLHSTVPNTSGRTRFSIDFRAVNLRDVQARAGARNVDSECTGTTLGDFRRATDLAPLPADLIESYDTVPA comes from the coding sequence GTGACCGCTGCGCAGACCTACCGTGACCGCTGCGCGCAGACCTACCGGGAGCTACCGCAGGAGGCCGCAGTGACGGTGCTGCACTTCGACTCACCGATGTCCGACGACGAGCGTCGGCAGAGGCTCTTCGCCGGGGACCTGTTCGTCTACTCGCCGACGCCGCACTCGATGGCGCTGGTCGCCTTCGCCCGGCAGATGGTCGAGACGGCGTTCGTACCCCACTTCCCGCCCGAGGCCCAGCACCACCTGGCCGGACCGGACTACGTACGGGTGCTGGCCGACCTCAAGCCGCGCTTCATCAACCATCCGCGCAGCGCCGAACTCGTCCGCGGCATGCTCTCCGACCTCGGGGCCGATCCGGCGCAGACGTACTTCGACGTGCCCCGGCTGCGCACGATGACCAGCGAGTACCTCAACGCCGGCCTGACCCTGCAGTTCGAGTCCCATCGGGACACCTGGTTCTCCGCGCCGATGTCGCAGTTGAACTTCTGGATGCCGGTGTACGACGTGGCGGAGTCGAACGTGATGGCCTTCCACCCGAGGTACTTCGACACCGGGATCCCGAACAGTTCCCGGGACTACAACTACGCCGAGTGGGTGGCGCACGGGCGGACCAGCGCGGCCCAGCAGGTGCACGCCGAGACCCGCAGGCAGCCCGCGATCGAGCGGGACCTCGAACCCGAGCCGGACCTGCGGGTGGTCACGCCACCCGGCGGCGTACTGCTCTTCTCCGGGGCCCAGTTGCACAGCACCGTGCCGAACACCTCGGGCCGGACCCGGTTCTCCATCGACTTCCGGGCGGTCAACCTGCGGGACGTCCAGGCTCGGGCCGGCGCCCGCAACGTCGACTCGGAGTGCACCGGCACCACCCTCGGGGACTTCCGGCGGGCGACCGACCTGGCGCCACTGCCGGCCGACCTGATCGAGTCGTACGACACCGTGCCGGCCTGA
- a CDS encoding DUF2000 domain-containing protein, whose product MNVSVPTVGPETARVRFDTKIAVLLRADLAGWQRLNVTAFLTSGLAGAEPDLLGAEYLDADGTGYLPMFRQPVLVFAADRDTVVAAHRRAVERGMRIAIFTEELFRTGNDRDNRAAVRAVGRDKLEVVGLAVHGPKNAVDKLMKGAVLHP is encoded by the coding sequence ATGAACGTTTCCGTTCCCACCGTCGGGCCGGAGACGGCGCGGGTGCGGTTCGACACCAAGATCGCCGTACTGCTCCGGGCCGACCTGGCCGGCTGGCAGCGGCTCAACGTCACCGCGTTCCTGACCAGCGGCCTCGCCGGAGCCGAGCCGGACCTGCTGGGTGCCGAGTACCTGGATGCCGACGGCACCGGTTACCTGCCGATGTTCCGGCAGCCCGTGCTGGTCTTCGCCGCTGACCGGGACACCGTCGTCGCCGCCCACCGGCGTGCCGTCGAACGCGGGATGCGGATCGCCATCTTCACCGAGGAACTCTTCCGGACCGGCAACGACCGGGACAACCGGGCGGCGGTACGGGCCGTCGGGCGGGACAAGCTCGAAGTGGTGGGACTCGCCGTACACGGACCGAAGAACGCGGTCGACAAGCTCATGAAGGGAGCCGTGCTGCACCCCTGA
- a CDS encoding helix-turn-helix transcriptional regulator, protein MRTRVVAWRPAVAGIAEVFHAAFVDHAYPVHTHDAWALLIVDDGAIRYDLDRTEHGALGGAVTVLPPHVAHDGRAATRHGFRKRVLYLDTSVLGVELTGSAVDGPSLRDPELRDRVDRLHRALVHPGDAFEAESRLAFVRERLYGHLRRRGGTDPAARGSGALADRLRALLDERTVDGVALREAAELLRAHPTHLVRSFSRRYGLPPHRYLTGRRVELARGLLLAGMPPAEVALAAGFYDQSHLTRHFRRQLGVGPARFADPARPVTISERFGVATVAAEPADGARTWPAE, encoded by the coding sequence GTGCGTACCCGGGTGGTGGCCTGGCGGCCGGCGGTGGCGGGGATCGCCGAGGTCTTCCACGCGGCCTTCGTCGACCACGCCTATCCGGTGCACACCCATGACGCCTGGGCGCTGCTGATCGTCGACGACGGGGCCATCCGGTACGACCTGGACCGGACCGAGCACGGTGCGCTGGGTGGGGCGGTGACGGTGCTGCCGCCGCACGTGGCGCACGACGGGCGGGCGGCGACCCGGCACGGTTTCCGGAAGCGGGTCCTCTACCTCGACACGTCGGTGCTCGGCGTCGAGCTGACCGGGTCGGCGGTGGACGGGCCGAGTCTGCGTGATCCGGAGCTGCGGGACCGGGTGGACCGGCTGCACCGGGCGCTGGTGCATCCGGGGGACGCCTTCGAGGCGGAGAGCCGACTGGCGTTCGTCCGGGAGCGGCTGTACGGGCATCTGCGGCGGCGGGGCGGCACCGATCCGGCGGCCCGGGGGTCCGGGGCCCTCGCCGACCGGCTCCGGGCGTTGCTGGACGAGCGGACGGTCGATGGTGTCGCGCTGCGGGAGGCGGCCGAGCTGCTGCGGGCGCATCCGACCCACCTCGTCCGCTCCTTCAGCCGGCGGTACGGCCTGCCGCCACACCGGTACCTGACCGGTCGCCGGGTCGAGCTGGCCCGGGGACTGCTGCTGGCCGGGATGCCGCCGGCCGAGGTGGCGCTGGCGGCCGGCTTCTACGACCAGTCCCATCTCACCCGGCACTTCCGGCGGCAGCTCGGGGTCGGGCCGGCCCGGTTCGCCGACCCGGCGCGCCCGGTGACCATTTCGGAGCGCTTCGGCGTCGCGACCGTGGCCGCCGAACCGGCGGACGGGGCGAGAACATGGCCGGCGGAATAG
- the meaB gene encoding methylmalonyl Co-A mutase-associated GTPase MeaB codes for MTAPRSPGPAVRTGGAPAGSVRRSRDVPALVARAQEGDARAVARLITLVESGDELLPQVAAALAPHTGRAQVIGLTGSPGVGKSTTTNELVRALRARDHRVGVLAVDPSSPFTGGAILGDRVRMQDHATDSGVYIRSMSSRGHLGGLAAATPQAVRVLEGAGCDVVLVETVGVGQAEVEVASLADTTLVLLAPGMGDAIQAVKAGILEIADVFLVNKADRDGADATVRDIQGMIALGERGPGTWRPRVVRAVATRGEGIDDLVTAIEKHRGWLVEHGELRHRREARAAAEVEAIALGTLRDRMGSLRAGTPLAGLAARVADGVLDPYAAAAELLDELGHHAG; via the coding sequence GTGACGGCACCGCGTTCCCCCGGCCCGGCCGTACGGACCGGTGGCGCTCCGGCCGGCTCGGTGCGGCGCAGCCGGGACGTGCCGGCGCTGGTCGCGCGGGCGCAGGAGGGCGATGCCCGGGCGGTGGCCCGGTTGATCACCCTGGTCGAGTCCGGCGACGAACTGCTTCCGCAGGTCGCGGCCGCCCTCGCCCCGCACACCGGCCGAGCCCAGGTGATCGGCCTGACCGGGTCACCCGGGGTGGGCAAGTCGACCACCACCAACGAACTCGTCCGCGCGCTGCGGGCCCGCGACCACCGGGTCGGGGTACTCGCCGTCGATCCGTCCAGCCCGTTCACCGGCGGGGCGATCCTCGGCGACCGGGTCCGGATGCAGGACCACGCCACCGATTCCGGCGTCTACATCAGGTCGATGTCCAGCCGGGGCCATCTGGGCGGGCTGGCGGCGGCCACCCCGCAGGCGGTCCGGGTGCTGGAGGGTGCCGGCTGCGACGTCGTACTGGTGGAGACCGTGGGGGTCGGCCAGGCCGAGGTGGAGGTCGCCTCGCTGGCCGACACCACGCTGGTGCTGCTCGCGCCGGGAATGGGCGACGCGATCCAGGCGGTGAAGGCCGGCATCCTGGAGATCGCCGACGTGTTCCTCGTGAACAAGGCCGACCGGGACGGCGCGGACGCCACCGTCCGGGACATCCAGGGCATGATCGCGCTGGGCGAACGCGGTCCCGGGACGTGGCGGCCACGGGTGGTGCGCGCGGTGGCCACCCGGGGCGAGGGGATCGACGACCTCGTCACGGCGATCGAGAAGCACCGTGGCTGGCTGGTCGAACACGGTGAGCTGCGGCACCGCCGGGAGGCGCGGGCCGCCGCCGAGGTCGAGGCGATCGCGCTCGGCACCCTCCGGGACCGGATGGGCTCGCTGCGCGCCGGTACGCCGCTCGCGGGGCTCGCCGCCCGGGTGGCCGACGGCGTGCTGGACCCGTACGCCGCCGCTGCCGAACTGCTCGACGAACTCGGCCACCACGCCGGCTGA
- a CDS encoding acetyl-CoA C-acetyltransferase, whose product MASVIVSGARTPMGRLLGNLKDFSATKLGGIAIQAALERSGVPADQVQYVIMGQVLQAGAGQIPARQAAVAAGIPMSVPALTINKVCLSGLDAIALADQLIRAGEFDIVVAGGMESMTSAPHLLLGQRAGYKYGDVVVSDHMALDGLTDPWDCCAMGESTERHNARHGISRTEQDAFAVASHQRAAVAQKNGAFVEEIVPVTVPQRKGDPLVISEDEGIRPDTTVESLARLRPAFTPDGTITAGTSSPISDGACAVVVMSEAKARELGLTWLAEIGAHGNVAGPDNSLHSQPSNAIDQALRKAGLSVADLDLIEINEAFAQVGIKSTRELGVSPEIVNVNGGAIALGHPIGMSGARLVLTLAMELRRRGGGTGAAALCGGGGQGDALIVHVPRQGGGQE is encoded by the coding sequence ATGGCATCCGTGATCGTCAGCGGCGCCCGTACCCCGATGGGGCGGCTGCTGGGTAACCTCAAGGACTTTTCGGCGACGAAACTGGGTGGGATCGCCATCCAAGCCGCCCTGGAGCGGTCCGGCGTCCCCGCCGACCAGGTGCAGTACGTGATCATGGGGCAGGTGCTGCAGGCCGGCGCCGGTCAGATCCCGGCCCGGCAGGCGGCGGTCGCGGCGGGCATCCCGATGTCCGTACCGGCGCTGACCATCAACAAGGTCTGCCTCTCCGGCCTCGACGCGATCGCCCTGGCCGACCAGCTCATCCGGGCCGGCGAGTTCGACATCGTGGTGGCCGGCGGGATGGAGTCGATGACCAGCGCCCCGCACCTGCTGCTCGGCCAGCGCGCCGGCTACAAGTACGGCGACGTGGTGGTCTCCGACCACATGGCGCTGGACGGCCTGACCGACCCCTGGGACTGCTGCGCGATGGGCGAGTCGACGGAACGGCACAACGCCCGGCACGGGATCAGCCGGACCGAGCAGGACGCCTTCGCCGTGGCCAGCCACCAGCGGGCGGCCGTCGCGCAGAAGAACGGCGCGTTCGTCGAGGAGATCGTCCCGGTGACGGTCCCGCAGCGTAAGGGCGACCCGCTGGTGATCAGCGAGGACGAGGGCATCCGTCCGGACACCACCGTCGAGTCGCTGGCCCGGCTGCGTCCCGCGTTCACCCCGGACGGGACGATCACGGCGGGCACGTCGTCGCCGATCTCCGACGGTGCCTGCGCGGTGGTGGTGATGAGCGAGGCCAAGGCCAGGGAACTCGGCCTGACCTGGCTCGCCGAGATCGGCGCGCACGGCAACGTCGCCGGCCCGGACAACTCGCTGCACTCGCAGCCGTCCAACGCCATCGACCAGGCGCTGCGCAAGGCCGGCCTCTCCGTGGCGGACCTGGACCTGATCGAGATCAACGAGGCGTTCGCCCAGGTCGGCATCAAGTCGACCCGGGAACTCGGGGTGAGCCCCGAGATCGTGAACGTGAACGGCGGAGCGATCGCGCTCGGGCACCCGATCGGGATGTCCGGGGCCCGGCTGGTGCTCACCCTGGCAATGGAACTGCGTCGCCGGGGCGGCGGCACCGGGGCGGCGGCACTCTGCGGTGGCGGCGGCCAGGGCGACGCGCTGATCGTCCACGTACCCCGGCAGGGTGGCGGGCAGGAGTGA
- a CDS encoding TIGR03621 family F420-dependent LLM class oxidoreductase, translating to MPPHPPSGRRTTPATPGTASPSAPGTPTGPGTPPAPGQQSGPGGPSAERSGSTWPFRFTASMPGLDGPVARWRDEIRRIEDLGFSSVSVSDHFTGGWAMDPLVAMTVAAEATSRLRVSTMVFCNDFRHPVLLHKSLANLDVFSGGRVEVGLGAGWLRDDHDAAGLPFDPPGVRVERLAESIEVLVGLFGEKPVSFAGQHYQVAELDGLPKPVQRPHPPLLVGGGSRRILELAGRHADIVGINPRLAPDVDPLAAVAEMSPERFARKVAWARDAAVAAGRDPGTLEFQLRMFDVRVVHRGVEYRASSSHARLADAAALASSPSVLHGSVDECVDRLLALRERYGVNYLHLGGNLDAAAPIVARLAGR from the coding sequence ATGCCCCCGCACCCGCCCTCGGGACGCCGGACGACGCCCGCCACCCCCGGCACCGCAAGCCCGTCCGCACCCGGGACGCCGACCGGACCCGGGACGCCGCCCGCACCCGGGCAGCAGTCCGGACCCGGAGGGCCGTCCGCCGAGCGGTCGGGGTCGACGTGGCCGTTCCGGTTCACCGCGTCCATGCCCGGGCTGGACGGACCGGTGGCCCGCTGGCGCGACGAGATCCGCCGGATCGAGGACCTCGGCTTCAGCTCGGTCTCGGTCTCCGACCACTTCACCGGCGGCTGGGCGATGGATCCGCTGGTGGCGATGACCGTCGCCGCCGAGGCCACCAGCCGGCTCCGGGTGTCGACGATGGTCTTCTGCAACGACTTCCGGCATCCCGTACTGCTGCACAAGTCACTGGCCAACCTCGACGTCTTCTCCGGCGGCCGGGTCGAGGTCGGTCTCGGCGCCGGCTGGCTGCGCGACGACCACGACGCGGCCGGCCTGCCGTTCGACCCGCCCGGGGTACGCGTCGAGCGGCTGGCCGAGTCGATCGAGGTGCTCGTCGGCCTGTTCGGGGAGAAGCCGGTCAGTTTCGCCGGCCAGCACTATCAGGTCGCCGAACTGGACGGGCTGCCCAAGCCGGTGCAGCGGCCCCATCCGCCGCTGCTGGTGGGTGGCGGCAGCCGCCGGATCCTCGAACTGGCCGGCCGGCACGCGGACATCGTCGGCATCAACCCGCGGCTCGCCCCGGACGTCGATCCGCTCGCCGCCGTGGCCGAGATGAGCCCGGAGCGCTTCGCCCGGAAGGTCGCCTGGGCCCGGGACGCCGCGGTGGCCGCCGGTCGCGATCCGGGCACGCTGGAGTTCCAGCTGCGGATGTTCGACGTACGGGTGGTCCACCGTGGCGTCGAGTACCGGGCCAGTTCCAGTCACGCCCGGCTCGCCGACGCGGCCGCGCTGGCCTCCTCGCCGTCGGTGCTGCACGGCAGCGTCGACGAGTGCGTCGACCGGCTCCTCGCCCTCCGGGAGCGGTACGGCGTCAACTACCTACACCTGGGAGGAAACCTGGATGCCGCCGCGCCGATCGTGGCCCGGCTCGCCGGGCGATGA
- the mce gene encoding methylmalonyl-CoA epimerase translates to MDDDASVWPAADNVTGAGIGLLGIDHVGVAVSDLDLAIEFYQRVFGMRCVHTETNLEQGVREAMLSVGPTPDGGCVQLLAPLTPESAIAKFLDRNGPGVQQVAYTVADVDAACAALRDRGVRVLYETPRRGTAGSRINFVHPRDAGGVLVELVEPAAG, encoded by the coding sequence ATGGACGACGACGCCTCGGTCTGGCCCGCTGCCGACAATGTCACAGGCGCGGGCATCGGACTGCTCGGTATCGATCATGTCGGAGTGGCCGTTTCCGACCTCGACCTGGCGATCGAGTTCTACCAGCGCGTCTTCGGAATGCGCTGTGTGCACACCGAGACGAACCTTGAGCAGGGCGTCCGCGAGGCGATGCTGAGCGTCGGCCCGACACCGGACGGCGGCTGCGTACAACTGCTGGCGCCGCTGACCCCGGAGTCGGCGATCGCCAAGTTCCTGGACCGGAACGGGCCGGGCGTCCAGCAGGTGGCGTACACGGTGGCGGACGTCGACGCCGCCTGCGCCGCACTCCGCGACCGGGGCGTACGCGTGCTCTACGAGACGCCGAGACGTGGTACCGCCGGGTCCCGGATCAACTTCGTACATCCCCGGGACGCCGGCGGAGTGCTGGTGGAACTGGTCGAGCCCGCCGCCGGATGA